In Diaphorobacter ruginosibacter, the genomic stretch CAGGCCCGATTGGGCCAGGCGCTGCTCGACCTGCGCGAACAGCTCGGCATCCACCAGCGCGCGCTTGACGCGTGGGTGGCTGCGCGGCAACCAGCGGCGAGCAAGCAGCTCGGCAATCAACAATGCGGCGTCATCCATGGGTATGTGTTTCCTTTGCGGGCTCGGAGGGCTCCGTGGGGAGCGCGCCCACGGGCACCAGCGTGCCCTGGCTCAGCAATTCGACTTGCGGGTGCCTGATGCGTTTCTGTGTGGCAAGCCACTGCACGCGCCAGGGCTGGCGCGCGAAGGCTCCGGTGGCTCCCGGAAGCACTTCGGCCTGCGGGTCGCCCAGCAGCGGCATGAGCTGCGCGCGATACGCCACCTGCGCATAGCGCGTGTCGGCGGGGTTGCTGCCCAGCAGCGCGTCGGCCACGGCGTGCACACCCGCTTCCTCGCCGTCGCCCACCCAGCCCGCGAGCAGGGTGTTGAGATCCGTGAGTTCCACGGGCAGTGCGACCGCCTTGAGCGAGCCCTCGGGGGCCTCCTGCGATGCGGGCAGGGCCTCGTCCTGCAGCGGGGCGGGGCGGTCGCGTTCGAACTCGGCCTCCACCACGTCCAGCAGTTCGTGCTGGGCCAGCGTGGCCAGCGACGTGGTGCAGCCGATCGCACCGTCGATCAGCCTGTGCAGCCCCGGCGCCGATTGCAGCCAGCGTTTCACGTCGGTGCTCGTGATGCCCGTGGTGCCCAGCGTCACGCGCTGGCGGTCCATCTGCTGCAGTGCGCGATTGAACTGGCTGGCCATGGCCAGCAGCTTCGACTGTGCCTGGCCCATGCCCCGGGCCGCGCGCTCGAGCACGACATGGCCGTGCGAGTTCGAGATGATGGCGGTGATGGTCTCCGATGCACGGTCGATCAGCGTGGCGGCGCGGTCGTAGCGCTTGCGCGCCTCGCGCAGGCGGAACTCCGAGCCGCTGGCGATCGCATCGGCGAACTCGCCGTGCAGCCGCGCAAGCTGTGCATGCAGCAGCCTGACCTGGCCGGCATCGACGGCGCCCAGCTGGTTCGCGCCCACCACCTGGCCGAGCAGTGCCGCCAGTTCCGCGCTGTCGTCGTCCGCGTCGGGGACGGTCTCGCTGGCCAGCGGCGCGAGCATGGCCGCCACGCGCTGTGCGATCGGCGGCAGGGTGTAGATGCGCAGGCTTTCGTCCCACACCAGCAGGCCCACGTCGCGAAAGCGCTTGAGCACGGTTTCCAGCGCCTCGGGGCGCAGCGCGTGGAACATCTCATCGATGGTCTCGCGTGGCAGTTGCGCGTCGCCCTGGCTCGCCAGCTGGAGAAAGACCCACACGCGCAACTGCACGAGCGCCGCATTGCCGTGGAACAGGCCGCTGAGCGCATGCGTGATCTGGGGCTGGTGGGTAAGGCTCCACAGCAGCGGAGAGTCGCTGGCCGCATCCGCGTCGCGGAAGAAATCGACCACGGTGGCGACCTGGGCTCCGGTGGCTTCCGGGGAATGCAAATCGAACTCGGCGGGCGCGAGGCCCGCTCCTTCAGGAACCGCGCGCATCAAGCAAATACCAACTGCGACAGCGCTGCGATCGCGGCGGTCTCGGCGCGCAGCACGCGCTCGCCCAGGCTGGCGGGCGCAAATCCGGCGGCAAGCGCTGCATCTTCTTCTTCCTGCGTGAGGCCGCCCTCGGGGCCATGCAGGATCCACACCTTCCGCGCTCCGGCCGCAAGCTCGCGCAGCGGCCGGTTGCCTTCGCGCAGCGACAGCACCAGGCGCACCGCGTCGCCCGCCAGCGCCTGGGCGGGCGGGTTCCTCAGCCACTCGGCCAGGGACAGCGGCGAGTGCACCTCGGGCAGCCGGTTGCGCCCGCACTGCTCGCAGGCGGACACGGCAATCGCCTGCCACCGCTCCTTGCGCTTGTCGGCACGCTCGCCCGATAGCTTGATCACGCTGCGTGCGGCGGCAAGCGGCTGGATGCCGGCGGCGCCCAGCTCGGTGGCCTTCTCGACCAGCCAGTCCATGCGCTCATTGGCCGGCATGCCGGAGATCAGGTGCACGGCCACGGGCGCTTCACGCTCGAGGGGGGCGTGCGCATCGACATGCACCGCCACATCGCTGCGACCCATGCGGGTGACGGTGGCCGCATATTCGCCGCCACGGCCATCGAAGAGGGTGACCCCGTCGCCGGGCTGCAGGCGCAGCACCTGCACGTGGCGTGCGGCCGCGGGCGGCAGGGTGATGTCTGCGCCGGTGGCCAGCGGCAGTGAACAGTAGAAACGCGGCATGCTTTTCCCCGTGTCACATCCGGCCGTAGGCAAAGCCGAACGCCGGCTGCGTGCCTTCCACCTCGTCGACCAGGCGCAGCAGCGGGGTCAGTTCGCGGTAGCGGCTGGCGGTCTGGCGGATGTAGGCGATGAAGCGGGGGGTGTCGGCCAGGTATTTCGGCTTTCCGTCGCGCAGCGTCAGCCGGGCGAAGATGCCCGCCACCTTCAGGTGGCGCTGCAGCCCCATCCAGTCCACGGCGCGGTAGAAGTCGCCGAAATCGGCGCCCCAGCCGCTGGCGCTGCCCGTTCCGAGAATGCCCGCACGCCGGGCCTTTTCCCAGTAACGGACAGTAATGTCGATGACGAAATCCTCTTCCCAACTGATGAACGCATCGCGCAGCAGGCTCGCGATGTCGTAGGTCACCGGGCCATGGACGGCGTCCTGGAAGTCGAGCACCGCCAGCTTGCCGCCGGGCGTGACCATCATGTTGCGCGTCATGTAGTCGCGGTGCACGAACACGCCGGGCGCCTCGAGGTTGGTGGCGATGATGGTGTCGAACGTGCGCTGCAGCAGGGTCTGCTGCTTGTCGTTCGGGGTGAACTCGCGGTGCCGGCCGAGGTACCAGTCGGGAAACAGGTTCAGCTCGCGGCGCAGCAGGGCGTCGTTGTATTCGGGCAGCACGCCGGGACGCGAGGCCTTCTGCCAGTCGATGAGCGTATCCACCGCCTGCAGATACCAGCCGTGGGCCGCTTCGGGCTTGTGCGGGTCGAGCAGGCCGATCAGGGTCTGGTCGCCGAAGTCAGTGAGCAACATGAAGCCATGCGGCTCGTCCCATGCCAGGACCTGGGGTGCGAGAACGCCGGCACCTTCCAGCAGCTTCTGCACGTGAACGAAAGGGCGGCAATCCTCCTTGTCCGGAGGAGCGTCCATAATGATGTAGCTCGCGCCGCTGGCGCTCTTGACGCGCAGATAGCGGCGAAAGCTGGCATCCGCCGAGGCCGTGCTCACGGAATCGACGAGCAGCCCGTGCGTGGGAGCCTGCGACGCCAGCCATTGATCGAACAGCTTCTCGCGTGC encodes the following:
- a CDS encoding aminoglycoside phosphotransferase family protein, which produces MSQPIQPIQAGTPAPAAAVSWSDPAREKLFDQWLASQAPTHGLLVDSVSTASADASFRRYLRVKSASGASYIIMDAPPDKEDCRPFVHVQKLLEGAGVLAPQVLAWDEPHGFMLLTDFGDQTLIGLLDPHKPEAAHGWYLQAVDTLIDWQKASRPGVLPEYNDALLRRELNLFPDWYLGRHREFTPNDKQQTLLQRTFDTIIATNLEAPGVFVHRDYMTRNMMVTPGGKLAVLDFQDAVHGPVTYDIASLLRDAFISWEEDFVIDITVRYWEKARRAGILGTGSASGWGADFGDFYRAVDWMGLQRHLKVAGIFARLTLRDGKPKYLADTPRFIAYIRQTASRYRELTPLLRLVDEVEGTQPAFGFAYGRM
- a CDS encoding 16S rRNA (uracil(1498)-N(3))-methyltransferase, which gives rise to MPRFYCSLPLATGADITLPPAAARHVQVLRLQPGDGVTLFDGRGGEYAATVTRMGRSDVAVHVDAHAPLEREAPVAVHLISGMPANERMDWLVEKATELGAAGIQPLAAARSVIKLSGERADKRKERWQAIAVSACEQCGRNRLPEVHSPLSLAEWLRNPPAQALAGDAVRLVLSLREGNRPLRELAAGARKVWILHGPEGGLTQEEEDAALAAGFAPASLGERVLRAETAAIAALSQLVFA